A single region of the Lactobacillus isalae genome encodes:
- a CDS encoding MurR/RpiR family transcriptional regulator yields MADILNIIHSKKAQMPKKEQFLAEYISSNIKTVIKSSIQKLSKDTGISTATIVRFCQEVGVDGFSELKLELASLQSPKEPAEYDEIDIGEDVSSIKDKMATRFKSVIDITKSGVDEKTIFKLVGEINKSSRILAYGVGASGLVANDIYQKFLRLGKAITYTTDFHIAATEIGNFAPNDILILISNQGMTTEIGDLLEVGKSVGIKTVLLTAQPRTAIAKKADIILLTQDIGEPKIRSGATTSMISQLFVVDVLVFAYISRYSDKVFENLKRSNKTTLIHKNNKRSK; encoded by the coding sequence ATGGCAGATATTTTAAATATCATTCATTCTAAGAAGGCTCAGATGCCAAAAAAAGAACAATTTTTAGCGGAATACATAAGTAGTAACATTAAAACAGTTATAAAGTCTTCTATTCAAAAATTATCTAAAGATACTGGTATTAGCACAGCAACGATCGTTAGATTCTGTCAAGAAGTTGGGGTTGATGGATTTAGTGAACTAAAATTAGAGCTGGCTTCACTGCAGTCGCCCAAAGAACCTGCTGAATACGATGAAATAGATATTGGAGAAGACGTCTCATCCATAAAGGATAAAATGGCCACAAGGTTTAAATCAGTAATTGACATAACAAAAAGTGGAGTAGATGAAAAAACAATTTTCAAGCTAGTAGGGGAAATTAATAAGTCTTCAAGGATTTTAGCATATGGCGTTGGAGCGTCAGGTCTTGTAGCTAATGATATATATCAAAAATTTCTCCGTTTGGGCAAAGCCATTACCTATACTACTGATTTTCATATTGCAGCAACAGAGATTGGAAATTTTGCTCCTAATGATATCTTAATTTTGATTAGTAATCAGGGAATGACGACTGAAATTGGTGATCTTTTAGAAGTGGGAAAATCAGTTGGTATAAAAACTGTGTTACTAACTGCTCAACCTAGAACTGCAATTGCTAAAAAGGCAGATATTATATTACTTACACAAGATATTGGGGAACCTAAAATTAGGTCCGGTGCTACCACATCAATGATAAGTCAACTCTTTGTAGTAGATGTCCTAGTGTTTGCTTATATTTCACGGTATTCAGATAAGGTTTTTGAAAACTTAAAGCGTTCTAATAAAACAACTTTAATTCATAAAAATAATAAGAGAAGTAAATAA